In Chaetodon auriga isolate fChaAug3 chromosome 9, fChaAug3.hap1, whole genome shotgun sequence, the genomic window ACTGCAGTGGAAAATCCACAAgcctccctgctgctgttgcattgtggacagaaaaatgaagacattCCTGATTCGTTATACACTGAAAGCCATATCAGGTGACTgacatcatttttattattatttttaatcaaCTCAGAACActtaattaaagctgcactaatcaaatGAATGAGTGTAAGATTCTTGTCTGTCATTGTCAAATATTAGTTCAGTTTTATGAAAATTAAgtactgatttgtttttgttgttgggaGAAATTCACTTTCAAGATGAAGTGCAGTGACTTAAAATCTAATTACGACTTCTAACATTAACTTGACTTTACTGACAGTTTGTATGCAATAACAAGATTTTGTAATCagatttcagtgaaatatcttgTAAATAAAATTTGTCTTGGTTGATAGTATTTTTAATCTCTGGTCGTATCACTATGTTGTCTTTGTCCTTGGGTTCTCAGTCACATCCAGACAAAGAGGTGTAACAATGTGTATCCTATAATGAAAGATGCTATCAAATTGCATTGTTGGAAATGCAGGAACCAGTGCTTGAGTTTGATCCACGCAAGGGAGTAAACATCAAGATACCTTGCGCATCAGCTGCACGACTTTCAACCAATCTTTAATGTATCTCTCATTGGTGGGCCAGATGAGTAACTCACAAATGATTATGGCAAGACAGAATAAAATAACCTGCCCAACAAGGAATTGGCCAACATTGTGAGGCTAATCCACAGTGCTCATCTTGAAATGGTCTCCAAGGTAACAACAGTATGTGCTTGTCTACCAGAGACTGAGGAGTCCAAACCTGCTCGTATCTGCCTCCCCAAAAGCCCACAGTCTAACATGGCTGCAAATACATGGCGGTAGTTCTTGTTAAATAAGGTATAGAGGAAAGGGTTCACAGATGAGTTTGCATATCCAAGCCACAAGGAGGCCTCCAGGACCAGGGAGCTGACGCTGTAGCCCTTCAGAGGATggatcacattcacacagaagAAAGGAAGCCAACAGCACATGAAGACCCCCATAATCAGACCCAGTGTCTTAATAGCCTTCCATTCCTTCTTCAGGGAATATCTTTCCACGTGCGTCTGGGCTCGTCTGGTGGACGCAGTCCTCACAGTGGTCTGGTTCATTTGAAGCTGCCCAGTATGTTGATCGATTGCATGGATCCACCTCCCTTGTCTCTGGGCAGCCTTGAAGATTTTCCCATAGGCAAACAGCATGAAACCAGTGGGAATGAAGAAGGACATAGCCGAGGTTGCAAAGGCATAGGGGACTTGAAACGAGACCAGACAGGTTTGAGTATCCTGCTGTGCACTGCTGCTTATCACGGCAAGAGGCGACTGAGTGTACACACCAAGGGAGACACAAAGGAATGAGATGACCAGAGGCAGAATccagcagagaagcagcagcatggcCACACGTCTGGGCGACATTCGGGCAGGGTAGTGCAGTGGGTCGCACACTGCTATGTACCGGTCCAGTGCTATGCAGCTGAGATTAAAAATGGAGGATGTGCAGAAGGTGACATCCAGCAAGAAATGTACTCGGCAGAAGCAGCGCCCGAAGTGCCAGCTGTCGATGGAACGCACCAAACTAAAAGGCATCACCAACACAGCAACCAGGAAGTCTGCCACTGCCAGGGAAACCACGAAGGCATTGGTGGGCGTCTGGAGGCTTTGGAAACGTGTGACTGCAGCTATGATGAAAAGATTTCCCATGATGGCAAGGATGGGGATGGGTAGAAGCAGGCACAGCTCACCGACTTTAATAGTGGTGCTATGAAATATAGTCGAATCACTGCCATCATTAGTCAGGCTGTGATTATCTGAGGTGTCAGTCCCTTGCATGGAAATCATAATGCAGCAGGAAGCAAGCCATCAGCCACTCAATAGAAATCCATGTGGTTCATCAAGAAGATGCCCTTTCCTCCAATGCTGATCATGTTAACCCGGTTAATCTAAACGTGTCTCTGTTCCTTCACCACAGAGAGCTGCATGTCCTGTGATGTGTACCAGACTCTGCctccttgtgtgtctgtgtgcatgcatccaGTATTGAtccactgacaaaacaaacctcatcaggagtAAATAATTAACTGGCATGTACTGGGAGTCAGCAGGCCGTGAGGTAAGTGATCAAAGGTCCTGGTCTACAAGCAATAAAACCTCAGCTTTATCTTTTCTTACTggaaatgttcctttaaataACAGCCTAATATTTACTCTTTACTTCAGACCTTTACACACCCCAATTTAAATACATTCATTGGTTGTCTTTTGACATCAGATTAAAATCTAAGATCATATATATAACGGTGGacagtgttttcacatgcagAAAGTTACAGAAAGCGAGTTTGCCTCCAAGCAGCATTTGAGCAACATTCTGTTTATTCATGTAtcaatcacatttttaatattgaTATTCAGAACTTTTTGAACAtcaaacatacaaacaagaTGATATCTGATCATTGTGCGCACAGCAGATAAACCAGGTTATACTTAATTTCCACAACATACCATGAAGATATCAAGTGACTGCAACAGAAATGTGATTTGTCTTACCACACATTTTACATGAGTCAGGTTCTTTGTCATGTTCAGTCTTTTTACAGGGCAGGCATGGATTTTTGACTGAAGGGCAGTGAAGGGATGACTGTTGGGTATGGTTCTTTTCTGAAAAGGTGTCCCTTctcctttaaatacatttttgtttaatCAAGATGCATGCACTGGTGTTCCAGTCCCAAAGAGGGTGGCAAACAGTGATTTTTATCTTGAGCTTGTTACTGTTCATTGACAGAAACCTTCCTGTCTATGTTAACCACAGATACAGTAACATAGACCAAATATGTCTGATACAGCAGCATAGTCAATACTACTTACATTGACAACTAATGACAATGACAATCCACTGATGAATGATCAGGGGACCATATACAGTGAATGCAACAAATCTGTAAAACCCTACATCCACACTCAGTTTGTGACTTTAGTCCCTATAAGGAAAGAACAAGTCAGGTCTCAGTAAGACTGAGTAGTCACACATTGTCATCAGGCTCGATGCTTTCTTTGTTGATCCCTCCCTTACCTCGATTCTTcatgaaggagaaagagaaaatgccACCAGTTGTCTCCTCATCTGGCACCCCTCCTCTTACCTCCCCTCTCTGAGCTCCCTGCTGGCAGTCTGCGGGGCTGCCGGGCAGCAGGCTGGGTGTAGAGGGAGTTGGGGTGGCACCCCCCCAGATGTACAATGTTTCCCCTTCAGGGCAAGGAGGGAGACCCTTGCTCAGGTAACTGGGGCTCGGACTGGCTGAGGAAGGCAGGGTACGCTGGCTGCCGTTCAAGCAGCCAGAGTTGTGATCCGCTGAGCCTTTGCGTGAGTGTCCAGAGGAGCTGAAGTTGGAGGAACGGTAATTGTATGCCTTCCAGCTGGGACGTTTGCGCTGGTGCCACTGGCATCTTAGGATACGAATGAAGGCCAGCTTGAACTCGCGGTTGTAACAGGGGTAGATGATGGGGTTCAGGCAGCTGTTGAAGTAGCCCAGCCAGAAGATCACT contains:
- the LOC143326146 gene encoding 5-hydroxytryptamine receptor 4-like, translating into MISMQGTDTSDNHSLTNDGSDSTIFHSTTIKVGELCLLLPIPILAIMGNLFIIAAVTRFQSLQTPTNAFVVSLAVADFLVAVLVMPFSLVRSIDSWHFGRCFCRVHFLLDVTFCTSSIFNLSCIALDRYIAVCDPLHYPARMSPRRVAMLLLLCWILPLVISFLCVSLGVYTQSPLAVISSSAQQDTQTCLVSFQVPYAFATSAMSFFIPTGFMLFAYGKIFKAAQRQGRWIHAIDQHTGQLQMNQTTVRTASTRRAQTHVERYSLKKEWKAIKTLGLIMGVFMCCWLPFFCVNVIHPLKGYSVSSLVLEASLWLGYANSSVNPFLYTLFNKNYRHVFAAMLDCGLLGRQIRAGLDSSVSGRQAHTVVTLETISR